The Deinococcus sp. KNUC1210 nucleotide sequence GTTCACAGCGGAGGCGCGTTCGGCACGCTCGCCTTCACCGCGCCCACCTTCACGCTGCGCGGCCTGCTGACCCTGGCCCTGCCCATGACCCTGCTGACGCTCGTTTCGCAGAACCTGACGGGGGTGGCGGTGCTGCGGGCCTGCGGCTACGAGCGCGTGCCCACCTCGCCGCTGATCACCGTGACCGGGCTGGCCTCGCTGCTGGCGGCTCCGTTCGGAGCACACACCATCAATCTGGCGGCCATCACCGCCGCCATCGGCGCTTCCGCCGAGAGCCACCCGGACAGCAATCGCCGCTACGTGGCCGGGTTCGCCAACGCCTTTTTCTATCTGCTGGTGGGCATTTTTGCCGGATGGGTGGCGAGCGCGGTGGCGGCGGTGCCGAGTGCCCTGATCGTGACGCTAGCAGGGCTGGCATTGCTGAATACCACGCTGGGCAGCCTGCACACCGCCCTGCACGAAGAGCGCTGGCGCGAGGGGGCCGCCATCACCGCCTTCGTCACGGCGAGCGGCCTGAGTTTTCTGGGGCTGGGAAGTGCGCTGTGGGGGCTGCTGCTGGGCGGCGCGAGCGCGTGGCTGGCATGGCGGCGCAGGCGATGACCTTCCGCGCCTCCAGATGGCCGCTCAGCGCCCTGGCGGCTGGCCTGATCGCCGTGCTGGTCAGCTTTTCGAGCAATATCCCGCTGTTCGTGCAGATGTTCGCCGCCACGCATTTCTCGCCCTCCCAGTCGGTCAGCAGCCTGAGCGCCATGTACCTGACGCTGGGACTGCTGGGCGGCGCACTGTGCCTGCTGTACCGCGCCCCGATCATCCTGGGATGGAATACGCCGGGGCTGGCCCTGCTGATCGCCGAAGGCAGCCGCTTTTCGCCGCAGGACGTGGTGGGAGCGCTGCTGCTGAGCGCCCTGGCCCTGACCGTCATCGGCCTGAGCGGGGCTTTCGATACGGTGGCCCGCCACCTGCCCCCGGCCCTGGCATCGGCGCTGCTGGCGGGCGTGCTGTTGCCGTTCGTGCTGCGGGGGCTGGCGGCGGTGCCTGCCGCGCCCTCGCTGACGCTGCCGCTGCTGGGCGCTTACCTGCTGGGCCGCGCCTTCGCGCCACGCTGGGCGGTGCCCGCTGCACTGCTGGCAGGCCTGGGAGCCGCCGCCCTGAGCGGCCAGCTGCACTTCAGCGTGCCGCATCCGTTGGGGCACCTCGAACTCATTCGCCCCGCCTTCAGCCTGAGTGCCGCCCTGACGCTGGCGCTGCCCAGCACCGTGCTGGCACTCTCCGCCCAGCACCTTCCCGGCCTCGCCATCCTCCAGACGAGCGGGTACAGCCGCGTTCCGGTCAGGCCGCTCATCACCCTGACCGGGCTGGGAGCGCTGTTTGCAGCACCCTTCGGTAGCATCACGCTGAATATGGGCGCGATCACGGCGGCGATCTGCACCGGGCCAGACGCTCACCCCGACCCCGCCAAGCGCTACATAGCGGGCCTGAGCTGTGCGGGCGGCTACCTGGCACTCGGCCTGGGCGCGGGAGGCCTGCTGCTGGCAGGCGCGTTTCCCGCGCCGCTGATGCAGGCGCTGGCAAGCGTGGCGCTGCTGGGCGCGGTGCTCAGTGGACTGGACGGCGTGATGAAAGACCCGCACTGGCGAGAACCCGCCCTCCTCACACTCGCGGTGACCGCTTCGGGCTTCAGCCTGCTGGGCCTGAGCGGCGCGGTGTGGGGCCTGCTGCTGGGCTGGGGGCTGGCGCTGCTGCGCGACGGCTGGGCACGGAAAAGGAAGCGAGCATGACATATGCGTGACCGGGAATTTACAATGCAGCAATACAAGGAAGCAATAACCATCTTGCAGCATCAAGGCAAATGGACAGCCGTTCGCCAAAAGATGTTGACCTTTCAGTACAACTGCACCGAAAGAACAATTATCGAGCCAGAACTCACACGTTTTATGGGCTGGGCAGGACATAAAGGCAACAGCGATTATGGACGCCTTGGAAAGCTCATCGGAGTCAGACTTCTTGACGAAAATGCTGCCTTTTTGGCAGAGGGATGGCCGTTTTTATCATCTGGCGAGTGGCGCGAGAGTGATTATGAGTTTTGGCCCGGACGCCGTTTTTACTGGACGATGCGCCCTGCTCTCGCCCAGGCGCTTGAAGAACTGGGGCTGGTCGGCCCGCCAGCAGAGGTGCCGGACATCATCGAGCCGGAATTCGGGGAAGTGCCGCCTGAGCACTATCCAGAAGGCGCAACCAGACAGGTCACAGTTAATGCCTACGAACGAAACCGCAGCGCGAGAAGTGCCTGTATCAGGCATCACGGCACACTCTGCACTGTTTGCGATTCAGATTTAACAGAGTTTTACGGCCCCGTCGCAGAGGGCTTTATCCATGTTCACCACCTCAAACCACTCTCTGAAATTGGCGAACGCTATACCGTGAATCCAGAAACTGACCTCGCGCCCGTTTGCCCCAACTGCCATGCCATGCTTCACCGCCGCACACCGCCTTACACGATTGAAGAGCTACGCGCCATGATTCAGGAGGCCCACCCATGACCACGCCACCCGCCACAAACCACGAACCACACGCCAACAAGCCTCAGACCATGGCCGAGCGCATCCTGTCCAAGCGCGGCAACGGCACCTTTTATGCCGGCATGCTGGCCGTGGTGGAAGTCGATCAGGTGATGGTGGTGGACAGCATCGCCCAGAGCTTCATCGAGCGCATGGAACGCGACCTGGAAAGCGTGCCGAAGTACCCGGAGCGCGTCTCCATCGTGATCGACCACGTGGCCCCCGCCAGCACCGTCAGCGTGGCGCAGGCGCAGAAGGAGGCCCGCGAGTACGCCGCCAAAACGGGCGTGCGACTGTTCGATGTGGGGCGCGGCATCTGCCATCAGGTCCTGATCGAAGAGGGCCTCGCCAAACCCGGCTGGATCGTGCTGGGGTCCGACAGCCACAGCACCACCTACGGCGCGGTGGCGGCCTTTGGCAGCGGCATGGGAGCCACCGATATCGCCCTGAGCGCGGCGAGCGGCAAGACCTGGCTGCGCGTGCCGGAAAGCGTGAAGGTGACGCTGACGGGCGAGCTGACAGCGGGCGTGGGCGCAAAAGACGTGGCGCTGGAGATGATCGCGCGACTGGGCGCAGACGGAGCGACCTATCAGAGCGTCGAGATTCATGCGGGCGACCGCTTCACACGCGGCGAGCGGATGACGCTGGCGAACCTGTGCGTCGAGGCGGGCGCGAAAGCCGGGCTGGTGGTGCCGGGCGGCGAGATTCTGACCATGTACGACGTACCGGAGTGGGTGTACCCGCAGGACGGCGCGACGTATGTGCGCGAACTCGAAATCGACCTGAGCAGCCTGCGCCCCCGCATGAGCGCCCCCAGCGAGGTGGACAACGTTCACGACGTGGCCGAGCTGCGCGGCCTGAACGTCGATCAGGTGTTTATCGGAACGTGTACCAATGGCCGACTGGAAGACCTGCACGCCGCCGCCGAGGTGCTGCGCGGGCACCGCGTGGACCCCACCACCCGCCTGCTGGTCATTCCCGCCAGCAGCGAGGTGATGGAAGCGGCGATGGCCGACGGCACGCTGCTCACGCTCATTCAGGCGGGCGCGGTGCTGGGGACGCCCGGCTGTGGGCCGTGCATGGGGCGGCATCAGGGGGTGCTGGCTCCCGGCGAGGTGTGCGTGAGTACCAGCAACCGCAATTTCATCGGGCGCATGGGCGACAAGGACGCGAAGATTTATCTGGCCTCGCCTGCGGTTGCCGCCGCCACCGCTATTAAAGGGCGAATTGCGCTGCCGGAAGATATTCACGGAATGCCAGCCTGATTACGACGATGAGCTGGATTCCTGCTGAAAACTTTGTCACCTGCCTTGAACTTCTCGCATTTGTCGGAAATACAGAGTTGACAGAGAGTTTCCGCATAGCATTTGAGGGAGGACTGCATAGTACTTCGTGGGGCAGAGAAGAATATTACACTCTTCCTCTCGGAAGTCTTGAAGTCAGTGTCATGAATGACGAGGAAGGGACGGGCATGATTCATTTCAGAGTTTCTCTTCCCCCTGCCAGTCTTCCAAGTACCGAACTTGCGCTTCATGTCGCTTCTCAATACAGATTCAACAGGAATCAATGAGCCAGACACCCCCAACCATCCGACTCGCCACCGCTACCGACATTCCCCGCCTCCTGCCACTGATGCGTGGGCTGGCAGAATACGAACACTATCTGGACGTGTTCGCCGTCACCGAAGACGTGCTGCGGCGGCAGGGCTTCGAGAAGTCGCCGCCCGATTTCTATGCGCTGGTAGCCGACTCCGGTTCCGACCTGCTGGGCACGCTGGTGTATTACTTCCTTCCGTTTACGGCGACTGCCCGGCCCACGCTGTTTATCAAAGAGCTGTACGTGGCACAGGAAGCGCGTGGGCAGCACCTCGGAGAGCAGCTGATGGCGAAGGCGGCGCAACAGGCGCTGGAGCACGGCTGCGGCGGCATGCGCTGGGCGGTGGCCGACTGGAATGCGGGCGGCAAAAAGTTCTATGAGCGGCTGGGAGCCACGCCCAATCCGATCTGGATCGATTACGGCCTGAATGGGGAAGCGCTGGAGCGGCTGGCAAAGGACAGCCTGTGAAGCTGCCGCTCTACCAGATCGACGCCTTCACCCGGCGCGTGTTCGGCGGCAATCCGGCGGCGGTGCTGCCTCTTCCCCACTGGCTGCCCGACGCCCTGCTGCAACACGTCGCTGCCGAGAACAATCTGGCGGAAACGGCCTTTTTCGTGCCGCTGGAAGGACAGCCCGGCCGCTATCAGCTGCGCTGGTTCACGCCCACGCAGGAGGTCAATTTCTGCGGGCATGCCACGCTCGCCACAGCCCACGCGCTCTGGGAATGTCTGGGAGTCATAGCCCCCAAACTGACGTTCCAGACGCGCATGGGCGACCTGACGGCGGTGCGCGGCGAAGATGGCGCGGTGGTGCTCGACTTCCCCAGGCTCGACCCGGTGCCAGCGTCTCAGACGCCCGCCGAACTCTCTGAGCTGCTGGGAACACCCGTCCACGAGGTCTTCACGGTGGCGGCTGGAAATGTCAGCGTGTTCGCGGTGCTCGACTCGGAAGCGGCAGTCAGGGAACTGGTGCCCGACTGGGCGCGGCTGAGTCCTCTCGACGATCTCACCATCACGGCGCGGGGCGAGCAGGCCGATTTCGTTTCGCGCTGCTTCGCCCCCGGCATGGGCATTCCCGAAGACCCGGTGACGGGTTCCGCGCACGCCACCCTCGCGCCCTACTGGAGCGGGAAACTGGGAAAGACGCTGCTGCATGCGCTTCAGGTCTCGGCACGCGGCGGCGAACTGCACTGCGAGGTACTGCCAGACCGGGTCAAGGTCAGTGGGCACGCGGCGCTGTATTTACAGGGCAGCATCCACCTCACGAACACGGACAGCTGAAGGAGGACACCTATGGACAATTCACCTACCCGCCGCTTTCTCTTCCCCGACGGACTGGCAAAAGTGCCCGGTTACACGCCTGTCGTCGAGGTTCGCGCAGGGCGCACGGTCTACATTTCCGGGCAGGTACCGACCGACGAATTCGGACGCCTGATCGGTACGGACGACTTCGAGGCGCAGGCCCGGCAGGTCTTTGAGAATCTTGGGCGGGCGCTCCGGGCCGCCGAGATGGATTTTTCCCACATCGTGAAGTTCGGCATCTACCTGACCGATATGGCGAACCTCGCTGCCATGCGCCGCGTGCGCGACGAATTTATCGACGCCGCGCAGCCGCCCGCCAGCACGCTGGTTCAGGTGGCGGCGCTGGGACATCCGCAGTGGCTGTTCGAAGTGGACGCCGTCGCTGTCGCTCCTCTGGATGCAGGCGCATGAAGATTCGCCTCGATCACAGCGTTCTGCACGTCTCGAACTGGGAAAGCTCCAACGCCTTCTACCGCGACGTGATGGGCGCGGAGGTCATTGCACGCGGCGCAGGCTACTTCTACCGCTTCGGCACGCAGCAGCTGAACCTGCACGGCCCCGGCCTGAACCCCGCGCCGCTGGCCCGCGTTCCGGTGGTACCGGGCAACAGCGACCTGTGCTTTGTCTGGGACGGCCCGGTTGAAGCCGCCGCCGAGCATCTGAACGCGCACGGCGTGGCGGTGGAACTCGGCCCGGTGGCGCGGTTCGGAGCGCAGGGCGAGGGCCGAAGCGTGTACTTCCGTGACCCGGACGGCAGCCTGCTGGAATTCATCAGCTACGCGAATGGCAAAGCTGAACAGCCATGAGCGTCCCTTCTGCATCGTTAGGATTTTTAAAAGCTCAGTTAGTCCCTCGGCCCGACTGGCTGTCGAAGCGAATTCCAGAACGCTACCTCGAACTTTCGACGTGTGAGGGAAAATTGGAGCCTGATGCCCTTCCGCTATCACAGACTTTCCCGCTTCCAAGCAGCGGCAGCCAACAGATAAGAGACGACCAATTGATGATCGAGCTTGGGCTGAGCAAACAGAGTCTTGAAGTCTTCCAGAATGAATCAGATCTGGCAGAAATTTCTTTACTTCCTTCGCCCACAGGCACTGTATTGGGTTATGTCGTTCTGGTATTTGAATGGAGCGGATACGGTTGGCATTCTCAGAACTGCAATAATATGCCGGATGATCTTCACAGTCGGGATTTGGTTTTCAATACCCTGGGCCTGATTGACAACGAGAGGGACGCTTTTATTCTTACAGACTGGATGAATGACTGCGGCGCTAAAACAGAACCTGGCCCGTGGATCACTGTCAGCGTCCATGAAGTGAATCCGACAAGGAGCTTGAACCCATGACCCTGACCATCGGTATCTTCGTATTCGACGGCTTCGAGGCGCTCGATGTGGCGGGGCCGTTCGAGGTCTTCAGCACGGCAGGCCGCCTGACCGCCCGGCAAGGACAGCTGCCCGCCTTCAAGCCGATCATGCTGTCTCAGTTCTCGCAGTCGGTCAGCGGGCGTGGGGCGTTCCGGGTGGTTCCGCACGGCACCATCGACCACCACCCGCCGCTGGACGTGCTGATTCTGCCGGGCGGCGTGGTGGACGACGCCAACGACGAACAGGTGCTCGGCTGGGTGCAGGCGCAGCAGGAGACGGTGCAGCTCACGGCGTCGGTCTGCACCGGGGCGTTCATTCTGGGCTGGGCCGGACTGCTGCCCGAACTGGCGACCACCCACTTTGAAGATCAGGAGCTGCTGGCTGCCACCTTTCCCGGCACCCGCATTTCGCAGCAGCGTTTTGTGGATGCCGGGCACATCGTCACGGCGGGGGGCATCAGCGCGGGCATCGACATGAGCCTGCATCTGGTCGAGCGCCTGCACAGCCGCGAACTGGCCGAGCAGACGGCGCGGCAGATGGAATACGAGTGGAAACACCAGCCGCCCGAACCGCCCCCCGGCGACGTGGGGTACTGAGAATGACCGCCGCACAGGGCTACTGGACTGTGCTGGATGAGCTGTCCCGCACTTCGGCCATCGTCATCGACAGACCCGCTGGCAGTGCCCATCCCCGCTTTCCCGACCTGCTCTATCCACTCGACTATGGCTACCTGGACGGCACCACCTCCGGCGATGGACAGGGAATCGAACGTGTTTCTGGGCAGCGGCGAACGCGACACCGAAACAAAGCTGCTGCTGGGCTGCCCCGACACCGATTTCGACACCCTTCAGATGTTTCTGAGCGGGCATTCTTCCTTCGGCTGCCTGATCCTGCCGCGCCCCACCCGACCCCAAGGAGACTGAACGCATGCCCCGAATCTGGAAATTTGGCGACTCCGTGAACACCGACGACATTCTTCCCGGCAAATTTGCGCCGTTCATGGCGGGCGAGGACGTGTTTCAGACGTTCGCCTTTCATTACATCCGCCCGGAATTCGCTGCCGAGGTGCGCCCCGGCGATCTGCTGATCGGGGGCCGCAACTGGGGCCTGGGCAGCAGCCGCGAGTACGCCCCAGCCGCGCTGAAAAAGTTGCAGGTGGGCGGCATCATCGCGCCGAGTTTTGCCCGCATCCATTACCGCAACCTGCTGAATCTGGGCATTCCAGCGTTCGAGGCCGACCTGACGAACGTGCTGGAAGACGGCGACGAGGTGAGCCTCGACATGGCCTCGGGCGAGCTGCGGCGCGGCTCTGACGTGTTTCACCTGCCCCCCGCCCCCGAATTTCTGCGCGAGGCCTTGGCCGAGGGCAGCATCCTGGCGTTTTACAAGAAATATCAGCGTTTTCCGGGCGAGGCCCCCGCAGACAGCGGGCCGACTTCAAGCTGACTTACACTGTGGGCATGAGTATTTTGGAAGTCATCTGCCCCGTCTGTGATGAGGTGCTGGAACTGAGCGACGCAGACCGCGCCGAACTGGAGATCGGGGACCTGATCGTCTGCGAGAACTGTCACGCCGAAATGGAAGTGACGCGCAACGCGGGCGACGATTTCGACCTCGAACTGATGGGCATTCTGACCACCTGCCCCAACTGCGGCGAGGAATTCGACGTGACCGAGGACATGCTGGAAGCCAGCGGGACCATCAGTGGCAACGGTTCGGAGGGCGGCGCGGTGGTGCAGTGTCCGCACTGTCAGGCCCATATCGAGCTGGAATTCGAGGAGGAGCCCCAGAGCTGAATCTCGGGGCACTCACCTTGACCGGTCTAGGCAATTTCGTTTGAAAAGTAGAAGGCGCTGTAACCTATCAAGCGCAAAGGAACCCAGGTGGTTCCGGGGAGGGTAGTATGGCAATCGTCAAATTTGAAAGCCCCGAGAGCGGCGCGATCATCGAACTGGAGAATCCTGAACTCGGCGAACTGGTGCTGGACGAAGATACCGGCGTAGAGCTGGAAGTCGTGAGCATCGACCCGCCCCGCCTCGCTCCCGCGCCTCAGGAAGCAGAGGACTGGGGAGAATAAGCCGTGAGGGTTGATGGCGAATGAGGAACGCGGCAACTGCCCGGCCCTCATTCGCCATCAACCAGAACGCATCCCTACTTTTATGGCCGAACTCGCTGTACTGTACGACCGAATCCGCCCCGACGAGCGGATGCTGTTTGAAGCCCTGGACGAGCTGGGTGTGCCCTATGACAAGGTCTACACACCACAGCTGAAATTGACCTTCGATGCGGCTGGCACGGCGCAGGTGCCTTGGAAGGTCGCCATCGAGCGCTGTGTGTCGCAGTCTCGCGGCCACGGCGTCACGCGGGCGCTGGAGGGCTTCGGCGTCAAGGTCATCAACCCTGCCCACGTCATCGAACTGTGCGGCGACAAGCTGGCGACCAATGCCCGGCTACACGCGGCGGGCCTGCCCACTCCGCGCACAGGCGTGGCCTTCGACGGCGAGGCAGCGCTGCAACTGATCGAGGACCTCGGGTATCCGGTGGTGCTCAAACCCACTGTCGGAAGCTGGGGCCGCATGGTCAGCAAGCTGAACGACCGCGACGCCGCCGAAGCCGTGATCGAGCACAAAGAGGTGCTGGGCGGCCCACAGCACGGCATTTTCTACGTTCAGGAGCTGATTGCCAAACCCGAGCGCGATATCCGCGCCTTCGTGGTGGGCGGCGTGTGCATCGGGGCGATCTACCGCACTTCCGAGCACTGGATCACCAACACGGCACGCGGGGCAAAAGCCAGCCGCTGCGAAGTGACGCCCGAGCTCGCCGATCTGGCAGTCAGGTCGGCGGCAGCGGTCAACGGGCAGATCGTGGCGATTGATCTGGTAGAAGACCCGCAACGCGGCCTGCTGGTGATCGAGATCAATCACACCATGGAATTCAAGAACTCGGTGAGCACCACCGGCGTCAACATTCCAAAAGCGATGGCCGAGTACGCGATTGGCCTGCTGAACGGCTGAAGCGAACCGCTCTTCAGTACGGCAGCGGTAAGAAGTTAAAGTAGTTCAACAACGGCAGGATCGGAAGAATAGCTCTTCGATCCTGCCGTTTCCTTGCCTTGAAGCCGTACTTTCGCTGAGCCAGACCCTGACCTGACTCGTCGGCAGTACAGAGCTGGAATACAAAATTAGAACTATGAAACGTTAAGTCGTTAGGTTCTTAAGTATTTTGTCAGTGGAAATTCCTATGCTCCAATTATGAAGAGAAAAACATCTGATGTGCTGCACGAAAATGTGGAGATTTTCACGAAAGATCTGCCTTTAGAGGCAGGCACTGTCAAACTTCGCAGGCAGCAGGGCTTTACGCTCATCGAGCTTCTCATCGTGATCGCAATTATCGGCATCCTCGCTGCTGTCCTGATTCCCAATCTGCTGAATGCCAGGAAGGCTGCCAACAATACTGCTGCCCAGTCGTATCTCCGGAATGCCGTGACTGCTGCCGAAAGCTACCGGACGAACTACAACGCACCGGTTGGCACTTCCATCGCCTGCAACGATGCGAAGCTGTTGAGTGGGACCACGCCCACCAGCATCGACCAAACTGCCAATCAGTGCCTCATCAGCCAGAACGCCAACGGCACGGTTGGATACGTCAAGAGCAGCAACGGCAACACCTATCAGTTCAACGGCTCCACCATTGTCGCAGGCACCTTTACGACGCTGCCCAGCCTGCCCTGAAGACCCCGGCCACGAGCAGCGGTGCTTGTCCGGAGGCTGCATCAGTTCCGGAAAATGACCGCTTCGCGCCCGAAGGATCTGACGGCCAGCATCACCAGCAGGGCTGTGAATACCAGATTGACCACCACCGCCAGCAGCGCCATCGGCGTGTTCAGTACTCCCTTCACGATGTCCAGAATCACCACCATCGCATTGACCACGGGAATGCTGTACAGCGCTGCCCCGCGCCCGATGAAGTCGGCAAATTGCAGCCCCACCGCCGGAAGCACGATCAGCAGGGAAATCGGCGTGATGTACGTCTGAGCCTCCTTGTAGCTGCGGGCGAAGATGCTGACCGCGATCAGGAGGGCACTCAGCAGCAGGGCTGCCGACAGCGCCATCAGGATCAGAACGGCGATGCTGCCGGGCGTGATGTTCAGCCGCCCGCCCATCTGCCCTGCCACTGCGCCGATCTGCCCGCGCAGCAGCACCGCACCGATCACGCCCGAAAGCAGCACACCCAGCAGGCCGAATCCGGCGGCGGTCAGGGCGGTGAGCGTGGTCGCCAGCAGCTTGCCGACCACCACTTCCGAGCGGCGAATGGGCGACACCAGCAGCACTTCCAGCGTGCCGCGCTCCTTCTCTCCGGCGGTGCTGTCGATGGCAGTTGCCATGCTGCCTGCCAGAATGAATTGCAGCAGAAACATCGGAATGATGAAGGCCAGCTGCCCGCTGGCGGCCTCCTGCGGCCTGCTGGCATCGAGCGTCTGCACGCGGATCGGCGTCAGGAAACTGGCGGGCAGACCGCGTTCTTTTAATTTGGCGGCGACCAGCGAGGCGTTATACGCACTCAGTGCCGATTTGAGCTTGCTGATGACGCCGGATTCGGCCTTCAGGTTGCCGAGTTTGGCATAGAGCTGCACCGTTCCGCTCTGACTCCCAGCCTCGGTGGGCAGCGTCCCCGCGACCTTCAGCACCGCCTGAACCTGACCGCTCTGCACCGCCTTCAGCGCGTCGGTCACGGGCAACAGCCGCACGCCGACCTCACCGCCTGCATCCTGCGTCAGCTGCGATCTGAGTGCGGCAGGCAGCGTCCCGATCACCCCCACGAGCTGCCGATCCTGGCTCTGCCCACTGAAGGCCCGGCCCAGCAGCAGCGGAAATCCCACCGTGAACACCGGAATCAGAATCAGCGGCATCAGGATGGTACTGATCAGCGTGCGGCGGTCGCGCAGGGTACTGAGCAGTTCCTTGCGGGCCACCTGCCATACGAACAGCCAGCGCAGCAGGCTCATGCCGGTACTCCCCGCTGCTCGGCCCTGACCTGCAGCATGCGGAAGAAGGCCCGCTCCAGGCTGGGTTCCCCGGTCTGGGCCAGAATGCCCGGCACCGTGTCCACGGTCAGCAGTTCGCCCCGTTCCAGCACGGCAGCGCGGTCACACACCTCCTCCACCTCGCTCATGACGTGGGTGCTGTACACCACCAGTCTTCCCTCCTGACGGTATGCCAGCACGAAATCGAGCAGCGCCCGGCGTGCCATCACGTCCAGCCCCGACGCCGCTTCATCCAGAAACAGCACGGGCGGATCGTGAATGACGGCGCGGGCGATCACGATCTT carries:
- a CDS encoding ABC transporter permease; its protein translation is MSLLRWLFVWQVARKELLSTLRDRRTLISTILMPLILIPVFTVGFPLLLGRAFSGQSQDRQLVGVIGTLPAALRSQLTQDAGGEVGVRLLPVTDALKAVQSGQVQAVLKVAGTLPTEAGSQSGTVQLYAKLGNLKAESGVISKLKSALSAYNASLVAAKLKERGLPASFLTPIRVQTLDASRPQEAASGQLAFIIPMFLLQFILAGSMATAIDSTAGEKERGTLEVLLVSPIRRSEVVVGKLLATTLTALTAAGFGLLGVLLSGVIGAVLLRGQIGAVAGQMGGRLNITPGSIAVLILMALSAALLLSALLIAVSIFARSYKEAQTYITPISLLIVLPAVGLQFADFIGRGAALYSIPVVNAMVVILDIVKGVLNTPMALLAVVVNLVFTALLVMLAVRSFGREAVIFRN